GCAATCGCCACCATAGACATTCCCTGGTCCCCCTGGATGGAACGCATCATGTTGTACTATTACTATCCGGAAAAACTCGAACGCGCCGCCGCCTGGACACACCAACTCGCAGAGATCCTCGTCGCCTGCGAACAACTGGAAGCCTATAGCAATCACCGGCGGGGCAAAGATTATTATGCGCGCACAGAAGAAAGTTTTGCCGCCGCCTTCGCCTATCTCCGTCAACTCACCGATCAGCGAATCGTCAGTCGCCAGGTTATGGATGTCATCTGCCGGCTTACCAGGGAAGGCCGTTTTACCACTATTTTACGGCAGGCCAGAGGGGGCACTCTATCAGCCGCCGATCAACAATTTTTACAAACCGTCTCGTGCTGAGGAGGCCCATGGCCGTCATCACCCACTACCTCAACATTTCCATGACCGGCCATTCGACCATCGAAAACCTCACAAAGCCGATTCACCGCCTGCTCGCAGAGTCTGGCCTACAGGGGGGAATGCTGACGCTCTTTGTGCAACATACAACCGCCTCGGTCATGATCATCGAAGATGAGCCGGGAATTCGTGCCGATACCAAAACCTTTTGGGACCGCACGATACCCGCCGATCCGCAGTTAGAACATAATACGCGGAATGCCGGCGAAGATAACGGTCACTCCCATCTTCGCGGTCAGTTACAGGGACCTTCGCTGACGATTCCCTTCGTGAATGGCGCCTTAACGCTGGGCACCTGGCAACAACTCGTCCTCATCGATTTTGATACCAGACCACGAACACGAAACCTGGTTGTCCAACTCATGGGAGAATAGGTCCGGAAACACTCTTCATATGCTGCAGCACCCTCCACCGCAGGCCATCCCTTCAGACCTGGCCAAAGTTCACCATCGACCACACCGACGGTTTGGAAAATGGCGGAAGGGTATTCTTCTCGTCGCGTTCGTCACGGGGCTTCTGCCGAATACCGCCATAGGAGAGCCATTCATCCCGAAACAGGCGCGATCGGTTCCAGCCTCACCCTCATATCGACACCTCGTCGCCCAGAAACCGCTCGGTGCGGAAGAACTCAATACCATCGCCGTCTTTGAAAAAGCCGCGCAGTCAGTAGTCTACATCACCAATACGGCGGTGCGCCGGGATATCTGGTCGCTCAATACCTTCGAAGTGCCGCAAGGGTCGGGATCCGGATTCATCTGGAACCGCCAAGGACATATCGTCACCAATTACCACGTCATCTATGGCGCGGATTCCATACAAGTGGTGCTGGACGATCAATCCACCCGTGACGCGCGCATCGTGGGCGTCGACCCTGATCATGACCTTGCCGTGCTCCAGATCTCCGGCAAGCCCGAGACACTTATGCCCTTAGAGATCGGCACCTCCCAGGACCTTCGCGTCGGGCAACGCGTGTTGGCCATCGGCAATCCCTTCGGGCTGGATCACACCCTCACCACCGGTGTCGTCAGTGCTCTGGGTCGTTCAATTAAATCGGTGAACGACCGCACGATTGAGAACGCCATCCAAACCGATGCGGCCATCAACCCCGGCAATTCCGGAGGACCGCTCCTCAACAGCGCAGGAGAACTCATTGGCGTCAACACCCAGATTGTCAGTCCCAGTGGAGCCTACGCGGGCATCGGCTTTGCGGTGCCGGTCGACATTGTCAAACGAGTCGTCCCCCAACTCATTCAATATGGAAAAGTCATCCGCCCTGGTCTGGGCATCTCGCTCATCCCGGATTCCATCGCCGCCCGCTGGGGAATCAAAGGCCTGGTTATCGCCAAAGTGCTGCCGGGAAGTATGGCCGACAAGGCGGGCCTGCATGGTTTAGAAGAAACCAAAACCGGCCGGATTCGCCTGGGTGATGTTATTACGGCTATTGATGGAGAAGCGATACGCACCTATGACGACCTCGCCCGACTCTTAGACCGGCATAATGTCGGAGATCGCATCAAACTCGGCATTCGCCGCAGCGGCAAAGAACAAACCCTCTCCCTCAAGCTCCAAGCCGTCCAATAAGCCATCAGCCAGAATCCTCCTCCGTCAACACCTCCGGAGGTCCTCATCAAGCATCCATCTTCTCGTCTCCGTCATCCCAGATTGTTGTTATCGGCATCCATCTCCACATTTTTCCTCTCACCTTCAGGGCAGCCAACCAGGCAAACGCACCAACCAACAGGCGACCCATTGCCCCGACGCCTTCCGGCTGGCCCCCGGGAGGGACGCTCTTATCCGTTGCGGCCCTTGTCTGAGCCATGCGAGTTGGGCCGCTCTTCAAAAAGTTCGCGTCCCTCCCCTCCCATGAGGCCAGGCGGGGCGTCAATGGTTTTGGTCCCTTTTGCCGAAACAAAAGGGACTCGTCGCCCGAGGACGAAACCCCGGAGGCCCTGAAAAAAGAAGAGACGCATCAACCCAACGCTCCGCCGTCTTTACTCCGCCCCCACTCTTTCATATGAAGTCCTGAAGTTCTCTTGTATTGCTTCCGACGCCTGCCGGCTGGCCCCCGGGAGGGACGCTCTTCGCATCTGGCGGCCCTTGTTTGAGCCATGCGAGTTGGGCCGCTCTTCTCCGATTAGCGTCTCTCCCCTCCCAGAAAGCCAGACGGGGCGTCAATGGTTTTGGGTCCTTTTGCCGAAACAAAAGGACCTCGTCGCCCGGGGACGAAACCCCGGAGGCCCTGAAAAAAAAGAGACGCATCAACCCAGCGCTCCGCTCCCGGGCCGACATCACACCAGAAAGTCGTCATCCATCATCATCCTTGTTTTGAAGAAACAGAGCGCCACTCAGAAGAGGCACAGAATGGGAACGCATTGACCGGTTTCGTGCTTCATGGTTAGATAACGGCACTATTTTTCCCTTTTACGTATCCCATAAAATATGCCAGAATGATTAAGAGCTTTAAGGACAAAGCCACCGAAGAGTTCTTTGGCGGAAAACCAATAAAGCAGTTTTCGGGCTTCAAAAGGATAGCTGAGCGGAAACTGACAATGTTGGATAGTGCCACCGAATTACGTGACCTGCTAGCGCCTCCCGCCAATCGCCTTGAAAAATTAAAAGGAGATCGGGCCGGGCAGCACAGCATTCGCATCAATGATCAGTGGCGGATTTGTTTTGTATGGAAGCCGGATGGACCCTACGAAGTCGAGATAACCGATTATCACTAAGGAGACGGCAACATGGTAAAAAACGACATGCGCCCGGTTCATCCGGGAGAGGTACTACAGGAAGAGTTCTTACAACCTTCTAATCCCCCACTCAATGCCAACACCCTGGCCAAGGCGCTTGGCGTACCAGCCAACAGGATTACCGCCATCCTCAAAGGACAGCGAGGTATCACCGGCGATACGGCGTTACGACTGGGGACATTTTTCAACACGTCACCTGAATTCTGGATGAACTTGCAGAAAGCCTATGAGCTGCGCCTGGCCGAAAAGGCCCTGTCCAGCAAGATCAAAAAACACATCCAGAAAAACCGGGAATCCCTCGTTTCAATCTAAGAGACCCCTGGAACCAACTCCATCTCCCGTTCATTCCGTGGTCAGCAGAAAAGATAAAAGCGATTCCCCCTACACTCCACCTTCAGGTCAGCCAACCAGGCTGACGCACCAATGAAATAACGGACTGTTCGACGCCTGCCGGCGGCCAAGGGAGGGACGCTCTTCTTATCCCTTGCGGCCCATGTTTGAGCCCGGCGAGTTTGGCCGCTCTTCAAAAGTTAGCGTCTCTCCCCTCCAAGAAAGCCAGACGGGGCGGCAATGGTTTTGGTCCCTTTTGCCGAAACAAAAGGGACTCGTCGTCCGGGGACGAAACCCCGGCATCCATCAAACTCTCTTATCATTCATTCATGCATGCACGACGGCATCAATCTCTCCGCCTTGTCATTCCTACAAGTTTCTAACAGGAATCTCCTTATTCCACCTGTACTTTCCCTACAAGGTTGGATAGCATAAAAACACATCACAAATCCTACACCTCTACTCAATAGGAGTTCCCATGTCGGAAATCATATTTTTGGTAGAAGATGCACCCGAAGGAGGAGTCACAGCACGGGCCTTGGGAGAATCAATCTTCACCAAAGCGGACAATATGGCTGAACTGCACACCAAAGTTCGTGATGCGGTCAAATGCCACTTTGACGAAGGGAAAGCCCCCAAAATCATTCGCCTACACCACGTGCGAGAAGAAGTCATCGCGGTATGAAATTACCGCGCGACCTATCTGCAGAAGATCTCATTCAAAAGCTAAAGCGTTTAGGATACCGGGTTACACGACATACCGGTAGCCACATCCGGTTAACCAGCGCACACAAAGCGGTGATGCGTCAGCCGGTTCGACGCAAGAGAGGCCCTTGGGGGTATAATCTGAAAGAGGCCGGGAAAAGACGTGAATGGTCATTGAGAATTCCTCAAACCTCCTCTCAACCATTCCCGACGAAGGATATCGAAACGCGATCGTAATATTTTTGTTCACAATCCAATGGAGATGATGCCGTGTCTGAAGTCAATACCGTGACATACTTGAAAGATTATCAACAACCGGATTACTGGGTGACGCATGTTGACCTGACAGTTGATTTACGCGAGGGAGAGACGTTGGTCCGCGCCGCATTACAGGTGAAAAAAAACGGAAATCACGACAACCCGCTTGTGCTCGATGGCGAAGAACTCGAACTGCTGGAAGTCAAACAGAATAATCTGCCTGTCGCGAAGGGGACCAATCCGGCAGAAAGCTACGTGGTTGATCGCACATCCCTCTCGCT
Above is a window of Candidatus Nitrospira neomarina DNA encoding:
- a CDS encoding S1C family serine protease; its protein translation is MLQHPPPQAIPSDLAKVHHRPHRRFGKWRKGILLVAFVTGLLPNTAIGEPFIPKQARSVPASPSYRHLVAQKPLGAEELNTIAVFEKAAQSVVYITNTAVRRDIWSLNTFEVPQGSGSGFIWNRQGHIVTNYHVIYGADSIQVVLDDQSTRDARIVGVDPDHDLAVLQISGKPETLMPLEIGTSQDLRVGQRVLAIGNPFGLDHTLTTGVVSALGRSIKSVNDRTIENAIQTDAAINPGNSGGPLLNSAGELIGVNTQIVSPSGAYAGIGFAVPVDIVKRVVPQLIQYGKVIRPGLGISLIPDSIAARWGIKGLVIAKVLPGSMADKAGLHGLEETKTGRIRLGDVITAIDGEAIRTYDDLARLLDRHNVGDRIKLGIRRSGKEQTLSLKLQAVQ
- a CDS encoding type II toxin-antitoxin system HicA family toxin, with protein sequence MKLPRDLSAEDLIQKLKRLGYRVTRHTGSHIRLTSAHKAVMRQPVRRKRGPWGYNLKEAGKRREWSLRIPQTSSQPFPTKDIETRS
- a CDS encoding HigA family addiction module antitoxin, which gives rise to MVKNDMRPVHPGEVLQEEFLQPSNPPLNANTLAKALGVPANRITAILKGQRGITGDTALRLGTFFNTSPEFWMNLQKAYELRLAEKALSSKIKKHIQKNRESLVSI
- a CDS encoding type II toxin-antitoxin system RelE/ParE family toxin, with translation MIKSFKDKATEEFFGGKPIKQFSGFKRIAERKLTMLDSATELRDLLAPPANRLEKLKGDRAGQHSIRINDQWRICFVWKPDGPYEVEITDYH
- a CDS encoding 2-oxoisovalerate dehydrogenase; this translates as MSEIIFLVEDAPEGGVTARALGESIFTKADNMAELHTKVRDAVKCHFDEGKAPKIIRLHHVREEVIAV
- a CDS encoding secondary thiamine-phosphate synthase enzyme YjbQ — its product is MAVITHYLNISMTGHSTIENLTKPIHRLLAESGLQGGMLTLFVQHTTASVMIIEDEPGIRADTKTFWDRTIPADPQLEHNTRNAGEDNGHSHLRGQLQGPSLTIPFVNGALTLGTWQQLVLIDFDTRPRTRNLVVQLMGE